The following DNA comes from Methanothrix sp..
AGAAGATCAATCTTATGCACAGCGATCTCTCTTGTGCTTCTGATCTTTGGAGCCGGTGCCTTCGTCATCGACATGACGGAGACGCAAAAGCATATCGACTCTTATAACCGGAAGATCGATCAAGCCCCAGATATCCTGAAGGCCATTATGGGTGATGAGAGGATCAATCTGGAGGTGGCGCGGGATGATGCCAGCACCTTCCGGGTGGGCCTGGATATGAGATCGGCGCGAATAAACAGGAGCATTGAGGGCGGCTGGAATGATCCCACCATCAGCATCAGAGCCTCAGAAGAGGCAATAGACAATATCAGACTATCAAAGGAGCCGATAGCAGCTTTTGGAGAGGAGAGGGATGCCGGCCGGATCACCTTCCAGGCGAATGACCTGATCGCCGGGGCAAAATTGAAGATCGTTTTATCCAGCACCCCTGTCCTGCAGTTCGGCTATGATGTCCTCTTCACCTAACGGGCAAGGTCGATATTCTCTTTTATTATTTTTAAAGCACAGAAATCCCCGCACATAGTGCAGACCTCTGCATCTGAGGGGATCCTATCCGCCCGGATCAGCTTGGCGGTCTCGGGATCGATGGCCAGCTCAAACTGCCTCTCCCAGAGCATATCCCTGCGCGCCCTTCCCATCTCCAGATCTTTCTCTCGATCATCGTTCTTGATCATATCACCGATATGAGCTGCTATCCTGGCGGTGATGACTCCCATCCTCACATCCTCCACATCGGGAAGGGCGAGGTGCTCAGCCGGGGTGACATAGCAGATGAAGTCCGCTCCATAGGCAGAAGAGAGGCTGGCTCCGATGGCTGCCACGATATGATCATACCCGGGAGCGATATCTGTGACCAGAGGGCCGAGCATATAGAAGGGCTTCTCGGAGGTCATCCTCTTCATCACCCGGACATTGGCCTCTATCTCATCGATGGGGATATGCCCCGGCCCCTCCACTATGGTCTGAACTCCTGCCGCATGGGCTCTGTCTGCAAGCTCGGAGTTGATTATCAGCTCCTGGATCTGACCGCGATCGGTGGAGTCGTGCACCGCCCCTGCCCGAAGGCCATTGCCAAGGCTTAGGGTTACCTCATGCTCTTTGAGGATCTCCAGGAGATAGTCGAACTCCCGGTAGAGAGGATTCTCCTTCTGGTTATGCAGCATCCAGCCGATCATGAAGGCTCCTCCCCGGCTGCATACGCCGCCAAACCGCCCCCCCTGGCCGCGGAGCCGTTCTATACAGATGCTATTGATGCCGGTGTGGATGGCCATGAAGTTGGTCCCCATCTTCGCCTGCGCCTCTGTCGCCCGGAAGAGGTCGTCCTCAGGCATGTCCACCCCGGCACCATATTTTCTTATGGCCTCAATGAAAGCCTGGTAAAGGGGGACGCTGCCCACGCTCAGTGTTGTGGCCTCGATCACCCGTCTCCTTATCTCCAGGAAGTCCCCGCCGGTGGAGAGCTCCATCAGAGTGTCTGCACCATTCTCCTCCGCTGTGCGCGCCTTTGCCACCTCCATGTCTACATCCACAATATCGCTGCTGGTGCCGATAGAGGCATTCACCTTGGTGCGCAGGCCCTTGCCTATTCCCACTGGCCTGGTATAACGGTAAGGGCTGCGGGGGATAACTATCCTGCCGCTGGCTATGCCCCGGAGTATAAACTGAGGGCTCTTCCTCTCCTCCTCGGCCACGATCTTCATCTCTTCCGTCAGTCTGCCTGCACGTGCATCTTCTATTAATCCCATCTCTTCACCAGCATCATCTGACAATGCAGGGCTATTTAAGAGTGATCTGCCCCATCGCTAAAAACTGGACCAAGAGAGCTTTATTGGACAGCAGTCCCGACCGGCGAAAGCTATTAACCATATACTGGCAATATAATAGATTGATATCTGTGTATGATCTGGTGGTGGTGGGCGCTGGACCGGCGGGCTCGAATGCCGCCCGGACGGCAGCCGGAATGGGGATGAAGGTCCTGGTCCTGGAGAAGAAGGTGTTTCCCCGTTACAAGGCCTGTGGAGGAGCCCTGACTGAGCGCGCCGCCTCCTGTCTGGGGCTTCGTCTTCCCGAGTCCATATGCGAGAGGACCATAACCGGGGCTCGAATCCATTTCCGGGATCTGGTTCAGGATAAGAGCAAAGGCTACAGGCTGACCACCCTGGTCACCAGGAGCGCTTTTGACCAGTTCCTCCTCCGGAAGGCAGAGGAGGCTGGAGCCGGCATCTCTTTCTCCCGCGCTCTGAGCTATAGCGAAAGAGAGGATCATGTATCTGTCCGGACAAGGGATCAGATCTATAGGTCCCGGTTTCTTGTCATCGCCTCCGGCTGTCAGGATGCTTTGAAAGAGGGGATATCGGGGAAGGTCTCAAGGGATGATATCGGGATCTGTCTGGTGACGGAGATCGAGGCTGATGATCGAGAGATCGAGTCCCGGCTGGGCAGCCTTCTGGATATTCACTTCGGAATCGCAAGCGGGGGCTATGGCTGGATCTTCCCCCACCGGGGGTACTACTCCGTGGGCATAGGAGGCCTGGCATCCCAGCTTCGCCATCCCCGCCAGATAATGAGGCGTTTTCTTCTGGAGAACGGATTCGAACCGGATCAGCTCTTACATGGCCACACCATACCGATGGGAGGAAGAAAAAGGCGCATCGCCCAGGGCAGGGTGCTCTTGACCGGGGATGCAGCCAGCCTGGTTGATGCCTTCACCGGCGAGGGAATCTACTATGCTCTCCGCTCGGGAGGGATGGCAGCAGAGGCAATAGAAGAGAAGGAGGAGAGGGATGCAGCCCGGTTCTATGAGAAGAGATGCAACAGAGAGCTGGGCGAGGAGCTCAGATATGCCCTGCTCCTCTCCCGGGCCATGCATAGCCATCCCAAAGCCTTCTCCTGGGTGCTGGAACGGCATAATGAGGCTTTGGACAGGTATATTGAGATTCCTGCAGCCAGGAGGTCTTATAAGGAGTTTGTACGCTGGATGGCCCCCAGGCTGCCCCTGGGGCTGCTGTCCATGCACTGAAAAACAGGACCCGATCGCTCTCCGATGAGGACCTTCGGCAATCTATTTATCTGAGATGGGTTTCTTTGATAGGGTTCGTATGGCCAGGCCTGCGCCTGGCAGTTGAAGGACAGCCTATGGACAATGAGCACGAGATACTCAATGCAGTCCGGGAGGCGAAGAGGCATCTCGGAGAGGGAGCGGACTTTCGCATTGCTGAGGCCATGGATATAATGGAAGGCATCGCGCCGTTCCTGGAGAAAGAGGTCGTAATTGGATTGAAATGCAAGAACTGCGACAGCTACGCATCCGCCTCGTTTCCCTTAAGCCGGGACTTTTGGGAGGCGGACAGCGATGAGTACTGCCATCAGAAGGAGAACTCTTTAAAAAATCTCAATACATTGAAGCTGGCCGGCTGCCCCCAATACTCAAGCCAGGAGAGAGAGGAGCTGATGAGGCTGGGCCAGGAGATCATAGAGGAGGACCTCAAGCCTGCCTTCTGCGATAGAAAGCTGTACGACAGGCATAAGTTTGCCAGCTACAATGTGGCCTTTCGCCTGCTCTCCAATCCGGGCAACATCTGCATCCAGTTTGGCCACCACACAGATGGCGGATTTGCCTGCAACGATATCAGGCTTTTTATCATAAGGAGGCTTGATCCGGGATTCGGAGAGGAGGCCTCCAGCAGGATATCTGAGGCCCTGAAGAAGGGTCCGGTAATGGCCCTCAGGGCCAGCCCGCAGATCAGAAGGCAGCTTGATATTGACTATGTACTGGATTGGATCGCCAAAAAGCGAAAGATGGATATAGTATATCTCTAGCTATATTTTTGATTTAGACGATAATTGATAATTAAAGGATGTTTTCGACAATGGCGCAACCGCTAGTGCCAGATACCAGTGTGGTAATAGATGGCAGAGTCTCTGCCAGAATCAAGGCAGGAGAGCTCCAGGGCCGGAGAATTGTAGTGCCTGAGGCTGTGGTGGCGGAGCTGGAGGCCCAGGCCAACCACGGCCGGGAGATCGGCCTGAGGGGATTGGAGGAGTTGAGAAAGCTCTCCGAGCTGGCCAAGGCCGGCAGGATCGAGCTGGAGTATGTGGGAATCAGGCCGAACCTGGATCAGATCAAGCTCGCCGGTGGGGGAGAGATCGATGCCATGATCAGGGATGTCGCCCTGGAGCTGGGGGCGTCCTTTCTCACCAGCGATCAGGTTCAATCTCGGGTGGCA
Coding sequences within:
- the thiC gene encoding phosphomethylpyrimidine synthase ThiC codes for the protein MGLIEDARAGRLTEEMKIVAEEERKSPQFILRGIASGRIVIPRSPYRYTRPVGIGKGLRTKVNASIGTSSDIVDVDMEVAKARTAEENGADTLMELSTGGDFLEIRRRVIEATTLSVGSVPLYQAFIEAIRKYGAGVDMPEDDLFRATEAQAKMGTNFMAIHTGINSICIERLRGQGGRFGGVCSRGGAFMIGWMLHNQKENPLYREFDYLLEILKEHEVTLSLGNGLRAGAVHDSTDRGQIQELIINSELADRAHAAGVQTIVEGPGHIPIDEIEANVRVMKRMTSEKPFYMLGPLVTDIAPGYDHIVAAIGASLSSAYGADFICYVTPAEHLALPDVEDVRMGVITARIAAHIGDMIKNDDREKDLEMGRARRDMLWERQFELAIDPETAKLIRADRIPSDAEVCTMCGDFCALKIIKENIDLAR
- a CDS encoding geranylgeranyl reductase family protein, producing MYDLVVVGAGPAGSNAARTAAGMGMKVLVLEKKVFPRYKACGGALTERAASCLGLRLPESICERTITGARIHFRDLVQDKSKGYRLTTLVTRSAFDQFLLRKAEEAGAGISFSRALSYSEREDHVSVRTRDQIYRSRFLVIASGCQDALKEGISGKVSRDDIGICLVTEIEADDREIESRLGSLLDIHFGIASGGYGWIFPHRGYYSVGIGGLASQLRHPRQIMRRFLLENGFEPDQLLHGHTIPMGGRKRRIAQGRVLLTGDAASLVDAFTGEGIYYALRSGGMAAEAIEEKEERDAARFYEKRCNRELGEELRYALLLSRAMHSHPKAFSWVLERHNEALDRYIEIPAARRSYKEFVRWMAPRLPLGLLSMH